The Salvelinus namaycush isolate Seneca chromosome 1, SaNama_1.0, whole genome shotgun sequence genome has a window encoding:
- the c7a gene encoding complement component C7 isoform X1 yields the protein MQTLNMKDRLSVSLICLPWLFFGMFSPSNCVEPVHCQWESYGDWSECDGCTKTQSRTRAMVVYAQFGGSPCSGGATQTQPCETARGCPLKEGCGGRFRCRSGKCISQSMVCNGDQDCEEDNQDELKCDPDKTFPVCNNDKPPPNVEHLGLGFDAVTGKQRGSVINTKSYGGQCRTVFSGDNKVLYRLPQSTLRYNFEVKVQNDFSDEFYTSSWSYAKDVVKRETTTGTTTGFNNYDFHQTEEKNRNNHLLVVKNNVEVAQFQNNAPGYLSLSEEFWKVLATLPTVYDYATYRMVVERFGTHYLSEGTLGGYFRALLSIDQETATQMAKVTWKYNECTKTKHRILFVSWTTEKCRKDEKEYTLPNPPSISRSDTVKKVDVEGGVTAHITALKALDLNTPSKNWEMYKNWAESVRTLPVVIKRKMRPLYELVKEVQCAGVKRLHLKRAIEQYLNERHPCRCQPCRNNGLVVMAGDKCSCICKPGTDGLACEKGKEVEGQEGVIHGSWSCWSGWTSCSGGQRSRTRACSNPAPHRGGQHCNGEVRETTGCADDQDLQYLQTMEPQCYDLTVPPKETCRSPPPLPNGYVLDPKDVYLVGSKIEYTCIEGYHLIGIKIAECTVAQTWSTPSKECKSSRCHVPSLLNDVTGSHWQPTYDIGERIPLSCPEGRHIVGEKEIICDSSLHWSPDPNTITCSQAPKTLDHLDGPAGQCKPWEKLVKDKCICKMPYECTSSLQVCANNLENGRTNRLSVCKMHTLNCLGRSYKLAEDSACEWPANTTSPCTDCQFWETCDGQTNQCRCKDWAECSDPGLSVCVRMGDDANSATQTLSECEAGLRRCKGEKVSVVSILPCSA from the exons TGGTGGTATATGCCCAGTTTGGGGGGAGCCCATGCAGTGGAGGGGCCACTCAGACCCAGCCCTGTGAGACTGCTCGAGGCTGCCCCCTGAAGGAAGGCTGTGGAGGGAGGTTCCGCTGCCGCTCAG GGAAGTGTATCAGCCAGTCTATGGTGTGTAATGGAGATCAGGACTGTGAGGAAGACAACCAGGATGAACTGAAGTGTGACCCAGACAAGACATTCCCTGTTTGTAACAATGACAAACCACCACCCAATGTTGAGCATCTAGGACTGGG GTTTGATGCAGTGACAGGAAAACAGAGAGGAAGTGTGATCAACACTAAGAGCTATGGAGGCCAGTGCAGGACTGTCTTCAGTGGGGACAACAAGGTCCTCTACAGGCTGCCCCAGAGCACTCTGAGGTACAACTTTGAG GTCAAAGTTCAGAATGATTTCAGCGATGAATTCTACACCAGCTCCTGGTCCTACGCCAAGGACGTAGTCAAGAGAGAGACAACGACGGGTACAACCACAGGATTCAACAACTATGACTTCCATCAGACGGAGGAAAAAAACAGG AACAACCACCTGTTGGTGGTAAAGAACAACGTTGAGGTGGCTCAGTTCCAGAACAATGCCCCAGgatacctctctctgtctgaggagttCTGGAAGGTTCTGGCCACGCTCCCCACTGTGTACGACTACGCTACCTATAGGATGGTGGTGGAGAGGTTTGGAACCCACTACCTCTCCGAGGGGACCCTGGGCGGATACTTCCGCGCCTTACTCAGCATCGACCAGGAAACAGCCACACAGATGG CCAAGGTCACGTGGAAGTATAATGAGTGTACCAAGACCAAACACCGGATTCTGTTCGTTTCATGGACAACCGAGAAATGTAGAAAGGATGAAAAGGAATATACACTACCCAACCCCCCAT CCATCAGTAGGTCTGACACGGTAAAGAAGGTGGATGTGGAGGGAGGGGTCACTGCACACATCACAGCCCTTAAGGCTCTGGACCTCAACACTCCAAGTAAAAACTGGGAAATGTACAAGAACTGGGCGGAGTCTGTGCGGACCTTGCCTGTAGTCATCAAACGAAAG ATGAGGCCTCTGTATGAGCTGGTGAAGGAGGTGCAGTGTGCTGGGGTGAAGAGGCTCCACCTGAAGCGTGCCATAGAGCAGTACCTGAATGAGAGGCACCCATGTCGCTGCCAGCCCTGCAGGAACAACGGCCTGGTGGTGATGGCTGGGGATAAGTGTAGCTGCATCTGTAAACCTGGGACAGACGGACTGGCCTGTGAGAAGGGGAAGGAGGTGGAGGGGCAGGAGG GGGTGATACATGGCAGCTGGTCTTGCTGGTCTGGCTGGACTTCTTGCTCCGGAGGTCAGAGGTCACGAACACGTGCATGCAGTAACCCCGCCCCTCACAGAGGCGGCCAGCACTGCAACGGAGAGGTCAGGGAGACGACAGGCTGCGCTGATGACCAAGACCTCCAATACCTCCA GACCATGGAGCCTCAGTGCTATGACCTGACCGTCCCACCTAAGGAGACCTGCAGGAGCCCACCTCCTCTCCCTAATGGCTATGTCCTG GATCCAAAAGATGTGTATCTGGTGGGCAGTAAGATTGAATACACCTGCATAGAGGGCTACCATCTGATTGGAATAAAGATCGCAGAGTGCACTGTTGCTCAGACATGGAGCACACCTTCCAAAGAGTGCAAGA GCTCCAGGTGCCATGTCCCGTCCCTTCTAAATGATGTCACAGGCTCTCACTGGCAGCCTACCTATGACATAGGGGAACGTATCCCACTGTCCTGCCCTGAGGGGAGACACatagtgggagagaaagagatcatCTGTGACTCCAGTCTGCACTGGTCACCggaccccaacaccatcacatgTAGCCAGG CACCGAAAACGCTTGATCACCTTGACGGCCCAGCAGGGCAATGCAAACCATGGGAGAAACTCGTCAAAGACAAATGTATCTGCAAAATGCCTTATGAGTGCAC GTCTTCTCTACAGGTGTGTGCCAACAATCTTGAGAATGGTCGGACAAATAGACTGAGCGTGTGCAAGATGCACACCTTAAATTGTCTGGGAAGGAGCTACAAGCTGGCAGAGGACAGCGCCTGCGAGTGGCCAGCCAACACAACTTCCCCCTGCACCGACTGCCAGTTCTGGGAGACTTGTGACG GACAAACAAACCAGTGTCGCTGTAAGGACTGGGCTGAGTGCTCAGATCCAGGGTTGAGTGTCTGTGTCCGTATGGGGGATGATGCTAACAGTGCCACCCAGACACTGAGCGAGTGTGAGGCAGGACTGAGGAGGTGTAAAGGAGAAAAGGTGTCAGTTGTCAGCATACTACCTTGTAGCGCTTAA
- the c7a gene encoding complement component C7 isoform X2: MFSPSNCVEPVHCQWESYGDWSECDGCTKTQSRTRAMVVYAQFGGSPCSGGATQTQPCETARGCPLKEGCGGRFRCRSGKCISQSMVCNGDQDCEEDNQDELKCDPDKTFPVCNNDKPPPNVEHLGLGFDAVTGKQRGSVINTKSYGGQCRTVFSGDNKVLYRLPQSTLRYNFEVKVQNDFSDEFYTSSWSYAKDVVKRETTTGTTTGFNNYDFHQTEEKNRNNHLLVVKNNVEVAQFQNNAPGYLSLSEEFWKVLATLPTVYDYATYRMVVERFGTHYLSEGTLGGYFRALLSIDQETATQMAKVTWKYNECTKTKHRILFVSWTTEKCRKDEKEYTLPNPPSISRSDTVKKVDVEGGVTAHITALKALDLNTPSKNWEMYKNWAESVRTLPVVIKRKMRPLYELVKEVQCAGVKRLHLKRAIEQYLNERHPCRCQPCRNNGLVVMAGDKCSCICKPGTDGLACEKGKEVEGQEGVIHGSWSCWSGWTSCSGGQRSRTRACSNPAPHRGGQHCNGEVRETTGCADDQDLQYLQTMEPQCYDLTVPPKETCRSPPPLPNGYVLDPKDVYLVGSKIEYTCIEGYHLIGIKIAECTVAQTWSTPSKECKSSRCHVPSLLNDVTGSHWQPTYDIGERIPLSCPEGRHIVGEKEIICDSSLHWSPDPNTITCSQAPKTLDHLDGPAGQCKPWEKLVKDKCICKMPYECTSSLQVCANNLENGRTNRLSVCKMHTLNCLGRSYKLAEDSACEWPANTTSPCTDCQFWETCDGQTNQCRCKDWAECSDPGLSVCVRMGDDANSATQTLSECEAGLRRCKGEKVSVVSILPCSA; this comes from the exons TGGTGGTATATGCCCAGTTTGGGGGGAGCCCATGCAGTGGAGGGGCCACTCAGACCCAGCCCTGTGAGACTGCTCGAGGCTGCCCCCTGAAGGAAGGCTGTGGAGGGAGGTTCCGCTGCCGCTCAG GGAAGTGTATCAGCCAGTCTATGGTGTGTAATGGAGATCAGGACTGTGAGGAAGACAACCAGGATGAACTGAAGTGTGACCCAGACAAGACATTCCCTGTTTGTAACAATGACAAACCACCACCCAATGTTGAGCATCTAGGACTGGG GTTTGATGCAGTGACAGGAAAACAGAGAGGAAGTGTGATCAACACTAAGAGCTATGGAGGCCAGTGCAGGACTGTCTTCAGTGGGGACAACAAGGTCCTCTACAGGCTGCCCCAGAGCACTCTGAGGTACAACTTTGAG GTCAAAGTTCAGAATGATTTCAGCGATGAATTCTACACCAGCTCCTGGTCCTACGCCAAGGACGTAGTCAAGAGAGAGACAACGACGGGTACAACCACAGGATTCAACAACTATGACTTCCATCAGACGGAGGAAAAAAACAGG AACAACCACCTGTTGGTGGTAAAGAACAACGTTGAGGTGGCTCAGTTCCAGAACAATGCCCCAGgatacctctctctgtctgaggagttCTGGAAGGTTCTGGCCACGCTCCCCACTGTGTACGACTACGCTACCTATAGGATGGTGGTGGAGAGGTTTGGAACCCACTACCTCTCCGAGGGGACCCTGGGCGGATACTTCCGCGCCTTACTCAGCATCGACCAGGAAACAGCCACACAGATGG CCAAGGTCACGTGGAAGTATAATGAGTGTACCAAGACCAAACACCGGATTCTGTTCGTTTCATGGACAACCGAGAAATGTAGAAAGGATGAAAAGGAATATACACTACCCAACCCCCCAT CCATCAGTAGGTCTGACACGGTAAAGAAGGTGGATGTGGAGGGAGGGGTCACTGCACACATCACAGCCCTTAAGGCTCTGGACCTCAACACTCCAAGTAAAAACTGGGAAATGTACAAGAACTGGGCGGAGTCTGTGCGGACCTTGCCTGTAGTCATCAAACGAAAG ATGAGGCCTCTGTATGAGCTGGTGAAGGAGGTGCAGTGTGCTGGGGTGAAGAGGCTCCACCTGAAGCGTGCCATAGAGCAGTACCTGAATGAGAGGCACCCATGTCGCTGCCAGCCCTGCAGGAACAACGGCCTGGTGGTGATGGCTGGGGATAAGTGTAGCTGCATCTGTAAACCTGGGACAGACGGACTGGCCTGTGAGAAGGGGAAGGAGGTGGAGGGGCAGGAGG GGGTGATACATGGCAGCTGGTCTTGCTGGTCTGGCTGGACTTCTTGCTCCGGAGGTCAGAGGTCACGAACACGTGCATGCAGTAACCCCGCCCCTCACAGAGGCGGCCAGCACTGCAACGGAGAGGTCAGGGAGACGACAGGCTGCGCTGATGACCAAGACCTCCAATACCTCCA GACCATGGAGCCTCAGTGCTATGACCTGACCGTCCCACCTAAGGAGACCTGCAGGAGCCCACCTCCTCTCCCTAATGGCTATGTCCTG GATCCAAAAGATGTGTATCTGGTGGGCAGTAAGATTGAATACACCTGCATAGAGGGCTACCATCTGATTGGAATAAAGATCGCAGAGTGCACTGTTGCTCAGACATGGAGCACACCTTCCAAAGAGTGCAAGA GCTCCAGGTGCCATGTCCCGTCCCTTCTAAATGATGTCACAGGCTCTCACTGGCAGCCTACCTATGACATAGGGGAACGTATCCCACTGTCCTGCCCTGAGGGGAGACACatagtgggagagaaagagatcatCTGTGACTCCAGTCTGCACTGGTCACCggaccccaacaccatcacatgTAGCCAGG CACCGAAAACGCTTGATCACCTTGACGGCCCAGCAGGGCAATGCAAACCATGGGAGAAACTCGTCAAAGACAAATGTATCTGCAAAATGCCTTATGAGTGCAC GTCTTCTCTACAGGTGTGTGCCAACAATCTTGAGAATGGTCGGACAAATAGACTGAGCGTGTGCAAGATGCACACCTTAAATTGTCTGGGAAGGAGCTACAAGCTGGCAGAGGACAGCGCCTGCGAGTGGCCAGCCAACACAACTTCCCCCTGCACCGACTGCCAGTTCTGGGAGACTTGTGACG GACAAACAAACCAGTGTCGCTGTAAGGACTGGGCTGAGTGCTCAGATCCAGGGTTGAGTGTCTGTGTCCGTATGGGGGATGATGCTAACAGTGCCACCCAGACACTGAGCGAGTGTGAGGCAGGACTGAGGAGGTGTAAAGGAGAAAAGGTGTCAGTTGTCAGCATACTACCTTGTAGCGCTTAA